Proteins encoded by one window of Dietzia sp. B32:
- a CDS encoding DUF5318 domain-containing protein, protein MVDFALRRRGVLGGLREGALSLREVCDADVYLLRAAGFHGAETETVCPVCRKENLTEVSWVFGDDLGTASGSARGEDEIAQLALTHDGFTVHVVEVCRSCSWNHLILSYEVGLTPGTGKGVRRAARELRRHH, encoded by the coding sequence GTGGTGGACTTCGCCCTGCGTCGTCGCGGTGTCCTGGGGGGCCTGCGCGAGGGCGCGCTCTCGCTACGCGAGGTGTGCGACGCGGACGTCTACCTCCTGCGCGCCGCCGGTTTCCACGGCGCGGAGACCGAGACGGTCTGCCCGGTCTGCCGCAAGGAGAACCTCACGGAGGTCTCCTGGGTGTTCGGTGACGACCTCGGGACCGCGTCCGGCTCCGCGCGCGGGGAGGACGAGATCGCCCAGCTCGCGCTGACCCACGACGGGTTCACCGTCCACGTGGTGGAAGTCTGCCGGAGCTGCTCCTGGAACCACCTCATCCTCTCCTATGAGGTGGGGCTCACCCCGGGCACCGGAAAGGGCGTGCGACGGGCGGCGCGGGAGCTCCGGCGACACCACTGA
- a CDS encoding single-stranded DNA-binding protein has protein sequence MAQGDTPITVVGNIVADPELRFTPSGAAVANFRIASTPRRFNSQTNQWEDGEGLFLTCNVWRQAAENVAESLQKGMRVIVNGRLRQRSYETREGEKRTVYEVEVDEVGPSLKYATAKVTRTNREGGGGGGQQGGGFQGGGQQGGGGFQGGGQPQGGYGGGQGRGQQNDDPWGSAPQAGGSGGFGGMDDEPPF, from the coding sequence ATGGCACAGGGCGACACCCCTATCACAGTGGTCGGGAACATCGTCGCGGATCCCGAGCTGCGGTTCACGCCGTCGGGTGCCGCGGTGGCGAACTTCCGGATCGCCTCCACGCCACGCCGCTTCAATTCGCAGACCAACCAGTGGGAGGACGGCGAAGGCCTGTTCCTCACCTGCAACGTCTGGCGCCAGGCGGCGGAGAACGTCGCCGAGTCGCTGCAGAAGGGCATGCGAGTCATCGTCAACGGTCGGCTGCGCCAGCGGTCGTACGAAACCCGTGAGGGCGAGAAGCGCACCGTCTACGAGGTGGAGGTCGACGAGGTCGGCCCGTCGCTCAAGTACGCCACCGCCAAGGTGACCCGCACCAACCGCGAAGGCGGCGGGGGCGGTGGCCAGCAGGGCGGCGGCTTCCAGGGTGGCGGACAGCAGGGCGGCGGCGGATTCCAGGGCGGCGGTCAGCCGCAGGGCGGATACGGCGGCGGCCAGGGCCGTGGTCAGCAGAACGACGACCCGTGGGGCAGTGCCCCGCAGGCCGGCGGTTCCGGTGGCTTCGGTGGCATGGACGACGAGCCCCCGTTCTAG
- the rplI gene encoding 50S ribosomal protein L9: MKLILTADVDKLGAPGDIVEVKGGYGRNFLLPRGLAIVATRGAERQVESIKRAQEAREVRDADHANELKQKLESLADVKVAVKTSDTGKLFGSVTAGDVASAIKAAGGPTLDKRAVEMPKEHIKSTGAHSVVVDLGHDTTARVAVEVVPA, translated from the coding sequence ATGAAGCTGATCCTCACCGCCGACGTCGACAAGCTCGGTGCGCCGGGCGACATCGTCGAGGTCAAGGGCGGATACGGTCGTAACTTCCTGCTCCCGCGCGGGTTGGCCATCGTGGCCACCCGGGGCGCCGAGCGTCAGGTCGAGTCCATCAAGCGGGCCCAGGAGGCCCGTGAGGTGCGCGACGCGGACCACGCCAACGAGCTCAAGCAGAAGCTCGAGTCGCTGGCCGATGTCAAGGTCGCGGTCAAGACCTCGGACACCGGCAAGCTGTTCGGCTCGGTCACCGCGGGCGATGTCGCCTCGGCCATCAAGGCTGCGGGCGGCCCGACCCTCGACAAGCGTGCCGTCGAGATGCCTAAGGAGCACATCAAGTCGACCGGCGCCCACAGCGTCGTCGTCGACCTGGGACACGACACCACCGCGCGCGTCGCGGTCGAGGTCGTTCCCGCCTGA
- the rpsF gene encoding 30S ribosomal protein S6, which translates to MRQYEVMVILDPSLDERTVAPSLDTFLNVIRQEGGSVDKVDVWGKRRFAYEINKQTEGIYAVVQIKSEPDAVKELDRQLGLNESVLRTKVLRADK; encoded by the coding sequence ATGCGTCAATACGAAGTGATGGTCATCCTCGATCCGAGTCTCGACGAGCGCACCGTTGCGCCGTCGCTGGACACGTTCCTCAACGTGATCCGGCAAGAGGGCGGTTCGGTTGACAAGGTCGATGTCTGGGGGAAGCGCCGCTTCGCCTACGAGATCAACAAGCAGACCGAGGGCATCTACGCCGTCGTGCAGATCAAGTCCGAGCCGGACGCGGTCAAGGAGCTGGATCGTCAGCTCGGTCTGAACGAGAGCGTCCTCCGCACCAAGGTGCTCCGCGCCGACAAGTGA
- a CDS encoding transglycosylase domain-containing protein, which produces MTQSGRTSRSADKDRGTNPDRPGWARRHPVWTTVILLAVVVLVIPLAIAGVMYNRTEIPSAGSVRTEQISEIYSSDGTTMIGRIVPPEGNRTLIALDQVPVHVRNAVIAAEDRSFYTNEGYDPTGIGRAVIGQITGESGAGGGSTITQQYVKNTMVGDAPTYERKAKEIIIAAKMTNEWSKDQILEAYLNTIYFGRGAYGIAAASTAYFNKPVEALTIEEGALLAGVIQSPSALDPLNNRQAAEGRWNYVMDGMREMGAIDAQQRGNAVFPQVVEDPQAIEQNVGDPSNGPIRRQVLAELALAGIDEQMLNTRGLKITTTIDPRTQAAVVDAARSNMQGERPENRTAIVSINPRTGGVIGYYGGEEAEGWDYANAPLQTGSTFKIFGVAAALEQGIGLGTQISSAPVTTGNVTVTNVNGQSCGSCSLSQALLMSLNTSFIRLQRMLDNGANDVRDMAHRVGIPKQIPGLPWETLSEQGEDPYDGLILGQYPIRVRDMATGLATFAAEGVHRPTHFIEKVETADGEVLLDNSSVEGEEVVDADVANNLTSAMQPIAAYSNGHSLAGGRPSASKSGTTQLGDSGYNKDAWFVGYTPSIATAVWVGTDDNQPLLNAWGGTMYGASLPADIWKSAMDGALSGTDWESFPEPGYIGGQAGASQWESSGSSSGTTDGTDSGDFTPEPSAAPAPAEPAPAPQAPGPLTLQVPGLPEIVIPGAGAPAPAPAPAPAPEPAPVPGGGGAGGGAGGGAGGEAGGGDPGA; this is translated from the coding sequence ATGACGCAGAGTGGCAGGACGAGTCGATCCGCCGACAAGGACCGGGGAACCAACCCGGACCGGCCCGGCTGGGCCCGTCGCCATCCGGTCTGGACGACGGTGATCCTCCTCGCCGTCGTCGTCCTCGTGATCCCCCTGGCCATCGCGGGCGTGATGTACAACCGCACCGAGATCCCGAGCGCGGGCAGCGTCCGCACCGAGCAGATCTCCGAGATCTACTCCAGCGACGGCACCACGATGATCGGCCGCATCGTCCCTCCGGAGGGCAACCGCACGCTCATCGCGCTGGACCAGGTGCCGGTGCACGTGCGCAACGCCGTGATCGCCGCCGAGGACCGCAGCTTCTACACCAACGAGGGGTACGACCCCACCGGCATCGGCCGCGCGGTGATCGGGCAGATCACCGGTGAGTCCGGCGCGGGCGGCGGCTCCACCATCACCCAGCAGTACGTCAAGAACACGATGGTCGGCGACGCGCCCACCTACGAGCGCAAGGCCAAAGAGATCATCATCGCGGCCAAGATGACGAACGAGTGGTCCAAGGACCAGATCCTCGAGGCCTACCTCAACACCATCTACTTCGGCCGCGGCGCCTACGGCATCGCCGCCGCCTCCACCGCGTACTTCAACAAGCCGGTCGAGGCCCTCACGATCGAGGAGGGCGCACTGCTGGCCGGCGTCATCCAGTCGCCCTCCGCGCTGGACCCGCTCAACAACCGCCAGGCGGCGGAGGGGCGCTGGAACTACGTCATGGACGGCATGAGGGAGATGGGCGCGATCGACGCCCAGCAGCGCGGAAACGCGGTGTTCCCCCAGGTCGTCGAGGACCCGCAGGCCATCGAGCAGAACGTCGGCGACCCGAGCAACGGGCCCATCCGCCGCCAGGTGCTGGCCGAGCTCGCCCTGGCCGGGATCGACGAGCAGATGCTCAACACCCGCGGGCTGAAGATCACCACGACGATCGACCCCCGGACCCAGGCCGCCGTGGTCGACGCGGCGCGGTCGAACATGCAGGGTGAGAGGCCGGAGAACCGGACCGCCATCGTGTCGATCAACCCCAGGACAGGCGGGGTGATCGGGTACTACGGCGGCGAGGAGGCCGAGGGCTGGGACTACGCCAACGCCCCCCTGCAGACCGGTTCGACGTTCAAGATCTTCGGCGTCGCCGCGGCCCTCGAGCAGGGCATCGGTCTGGGTACCCAGATCTCGTCCGCGCCCGTGACCACGGGCAACGTCACCGTCACCAACGTCAACGGTCAGTCCTGCGGCTCGTGCTCGCTCTCCCAGGCGCTGCTGATGTCGCTCAACACCTCCTTCATCCGGCTCCAGCGGATGCTCGACAACGGCGCGAACGACGTCCGCGACATGGCCCACCGCGTCGGCATCCCCAAGCAGATCCCGGGCCTGCCGTGGGAGACGCTGAGCGAGCAGGGCGAGGATCCCTACGACGGCCTCATCCTGGGCCAGTACCCGATCCGCGTGCGGGACATGGCCACCGGCCTGGCGACCTTTGCCGCGGAGGGCGTCCACCGGCCGACGCACTTCATCGAGAAGGTCGAGACCGCCGACGGCGAGGTGCTCCTGGACAACTCCTCCGTCGAGGGCGAAGAGGTGGTCGACGCCGACGTCGCCAACAACCTCACCTCCGCGATGCAGCCCATCGCCGCCTACTCCAACGGACACTCACTGGCCGGCGGACGGCCCTCGGCCTCCAAGTCCGGCACCACCCAGCTCGGCGACAGCGGCTACAACAAGGACGCCTGGTTCGTCGGCTACACCCCGTCGATCGCGACCGCCGTGTGGGTCGGCACCGACGACAACCAGCCGCTGCTCAACGCCTGGGGCGGGACGATGTACGGCGCGTCACTGCCTGCCGACATCTGGAAGTCCGCGATGGACGGCGCACTGTCGGGCACGGACTGGGAGAGCTTCCCCGAACCCGGGTACATCGGGGGCCAGGCCGGCGCGTCCCAGTGGGAGTCCTCCGGCAGCAGCTCGGGCACCACGGACGGGACCGACTCCGGTGACTTCACGCCCGAGCCCAGTGCCGCCCCGGCCCCGGCCGAGCCCGCGCCGGCGCCCCAGGCGCCCGGGCCGCTCACGCTCCAGGTCCCCGGACTGCCGGAGATCGTCATCCCGGGAGCCGGCGCCCCGGCCCCCGCGCCCGCCCCGGCCCCCGCACCGGAGCCCGCACCGGTCCCCGGTGGCGGCGGCGCCGGCGGCGGCGCCGGAGGAGGCGCCGGTGGAGAGGCTGGGGGAGGCGACCCGGGCGCCTGA
- a CDS encoding HemK2/MTQ2 family protein methyltransferase, whose translation MTQTRFTHIEVDDGVYAPQDDSWLICETLDQCDLVAGKRVLDICTGSGILAIETAIKGAREVLAYDISPAAVACATRNAERAGVRVDVRLGTLDDARRAGPFDVVVSNPPYVPSDAPLEGTGPNRAWDAGANGRVVLDQLCDLAPDLVAPGGSMLIVHSEFSDPPQTIRRLQEAGFTARSVATRIVDFGPVMTSYAERLEAAGLLEPGRREEELVVIRVDRR comes from the coding sequence ATGACCCAGACCCGGTTCACCCATATCGAGGTCGACGACGGTGTCTACGCGCCCCAGGACGACTCCTGGCTTATCTGCGAAACGCTGGACCAGTGCGATCTGGTCGCGGGCAAGCGAGTCCTCGACATCTGTACAGGCAGCGGGATCCTTGCGATCGAGACCGCGATCAAGGGCGCCCGGGAGGTACTCGCCTACGACATCTCCCCCGCCGCCGTGGCGTGCGCGACGCGCAACGCCGAGCGGGCCGGGGTGCGGGTGGACGTCCGGCTCGGCACCCTCGACGACGCCCGCCGGGCCGGGCCCTTCGACGTGGTGGTCTCCAACCCGCCCTACGTCCCCTCCGACGCCCCGCTCGAGGGCACCGGTCCCAACCGGGCGTGGGACGCCGGCGCGAACGGCCGGGTGGTGTTGGACCAGCTGTGTGATCTCGCCCCGGACCTCGTCGCGCCCGGCGGGAGCATGCTCATCGTGCACTCGGAGTTCTCCGACCCCCCGCAGACAATCCGCAGACTCCAGGAGGCCGGTTTCACGGCGCGGTCGGTCGCCACGCGCATCGTGGACTTCGGCCCCGTCATGACGTCCTACGCGGAGCGACTCGAGGCCGCCGGCCTGCTCGAGCCCGGGCGACGCGAGGAGGAGCTGGTGGTGATCCGCGTTGACCGCCGCTGA
- a CDS encoding CDGSH iron-sulfur domain-containing protein, translated as MLVEGPVELTTPDGERVCSDRFMVAVCTCRRSKTYPLCDTSHRRKVRSTGTSPDDD; from the coding sequence ATGCTCGTCGAGGGCCCGGTCGAGTTGACGACCCCCGACGGCGAGCGCGTGTGCTCGGACCGCTTCATGGTGGCGGTGTGCACGTGCCGACGCAGCAAGACCTACCCGCTGTGCGACACGAGTCACCGGCGCAAGGTGCGGTCGACCGGGACGTCCCCCGACGACGACTGA
- a CDS encoding LuxR C-terminal-related transcriptional regulator — MTATIPFRPPAARPELSDREVEVLVAWLVSDSKREVTERLFLADSTVSTYIQRVRSKYEAVGRPARTKVRLLLRALEDGHITLDDL, encoded by the coding sequence ATGACCGCCACGATTCCCTTCCGGCCCCCTGCTGCGCGACCGGAACTCAGCGACCGGGAGGTGGAGGTGCTCGTCGCCTGGCTCGTCTCGGACAGCAAGCGCGAGGTCACCGAGCGGCTGTTCCTCGCCGACTCCACCGTCAGCACGTACATCCAGCGGGTGAGGTCCAAATACGAGGCCGTCGGTCGGCCCGCGCGTACCAAGGTGAGGCTGCTGCTACGGGCCCTGGAGGACGGCCACATCACACTCGACGACCTCTGA
- a CDS encoding glycosyltransferase family 87 protein → MTVQSNGHISPLPLDDDLRSLGPHERVRPGDGAAEEAIAAWGGPVGRHAVVGRQRVWTPLRVIMLFAVIFLAFGFFSKAACLETTHPGDGSQPGLNWDGRQYYKACYADPLPLYSAEGLDTGALPYKYMWVADNGEVRYMEYPVLSGMFQYVTAQAAQAWHALFPGGLIEVAKYFVLGSVLLALAWMIAVWATYLSAGRRPWDTLIMATSPLIIFQAFTNYDLMAVAFASVALLLWARRRPVWAGVVLGLGVAAKLYPLFLFGALLVVALRRRRFVELGKAAAAAVAAWLAVNLPVMIPFPQGWREFFRLNSDRPANPESIYAVIQTLTGWQGFDAARAAGEAPATLNLVSLVLFALGCIAVLVIGLTAPVTPRVAQLAFLIVAFFLLTNKVWSPQYSLWLVPLAVLAVPRVRLLLPWMAFDALLWVAHMSYFHGVDNKGIGAEVFHPLVLVRDLLVVAVCAVVILEIYRPHLDRVRMTHQGTPDGPDPLAGVLADPDEPLVTAPRAAGDFPSTAGARSSAGALSAAGEASPATVAPATTPTDTADAPREEDATP, encoded by the coding sequence GTGACCGTGCAGAGCAACGGCCACATCTCCCCGCTGCCGCTCGACGACGACCTCCGTTCACTGGGGCCGCACGAGCGGGTCCGCCCGGGTGACGGGGCCGCCGAAGAGGCCATCGCGGCGTGGGGCGGGCCGGTCGGTCGGCACGCGGTGGTGGGTCGTCAGCGGGTCTGGACCCCGCTGCGCGTGATCATGCTGTTCGCCGTGATCTTCCTGGCGTTCGGCTTCTTCTCCAAGGCCGCCTGCCTGGAGACCACCCATCCCGGCGACGGCTCCCAGCCGGGCCTCAACTGGGACGGCCGTCAGTACTACAAGGCGTGCTACGCGGATCCGCTGCCGCTGTACTCGGCCGAGGGGTTGGACACCGGCGCCCTCCCGTACAAGTACATGTGGGTCGCCGACAACGGTGAGGTCCGCTACATGGAGTACCCGGTGTTGTCCGGGATGTTCCAGTACGTCACGGCGCAGGCGGCCCAGGCCTGGCACGCCCTCTTCCCCGGCGGCCTCATCGAGGTGGCCAAGTACTTCGTCCTGGGCAGCGTCCTGCTCGCGCTGGCGTGGATGATCGCCGTGTGGGCCACCTACCTTTCCGCGGGGCGCAGGCCCTGGGACACGCTGATCATGGCGACCAGCCCGCTCATCATCTTCCAGGCCTTCACCAACTACGACCTCATGGCGGTCGCGTTCGCCTCCGTCGCCCTGTTGCTGTGGGCCCGCCGTCGCCCGGTCTGGGCGGGGGTCGTGCTGGGGCTCGGCGTGGCCGCGAAGCTGTACCCGTTGTTCCTGTTCGGCGCCCTGCTCGTGGTGGCACTGCGTCGCAGACGTTTCGTCGAGCTGGGCAAGGCGGCCGCGGCGGCGGTGGCGGCCTGGTTGGCGGTGAACCTGCCGGTCATGATCCCGTTCCCCCAGGGCTGGCGTGAGTTCTTCCGCCTCAACTCCGACAGGCCCGCCAATCCCGAGAGCATCTACGCGGTCATCCAGACCCTCACCGGTTGGCAGGGATTCGACGCGGCCCGCGCGGCGGGCGAGGCCCCCGCGACCCTCAACCTGGTGTCGCTGGTGTTGTTCGCGCTCGGCTGCATCGCGGTGCTGGTCATCGGACTCACCGCGCCCGTCACCCCCCGGGTCGCGCAGCTGGCGTTCCTCATCGTGGCGTTCTTCCTGCTCACCAACAAGGTGTGGAGTCCGCAGTACTCGCTCTGGCTGGTGCCCCTCGCGGTGCTCGCCGTTCCCCGCGTGCGGCTCCTGCTGCCGTGGATGGCGTTCGACGCCCTGCTCTGGGTGGCCCACATGTCGTACTTCCACGGTGTGGACAACAAGGGGATCGGCGCGGAGGTATTCCACCCGCTGGTCCTGGTCCGCGACCTGCTGGTCGTGGCCGTCTGCGCGGTGGTCATCCTCGAGATCTACCGGCCCCACCTGGACCGCGTACGCATGACGCACCAGGGCACACCCGACGGCCCGGACCCGCTGGCCGGGGTGCTCGCCGATCCGGACGAACCCCTGGTGACCGCGCCGCGTGCCGCCGGCGATTTCCCGTCCACCGCTGGTGCCCGGTCTTCTGCTGGTGCCCTGTCCGCGGCCGGCGAGGCGTCACCTGCGACCGTTGCCCCGGCGACGACCCCGACCGACACTGCTGACGCCCCCCGAGAAGAGGACGCCACCCCATGA
- a CDS encoding PadR family transcriptional regulator, producing MLELAILGLLDERPMHGYELRKRLSEMLGTVRTVSFGSLYPTLRRLQQQGDIVEDSSAATATRPPATARRGRKTYRITTRGKETLAALLDEPASASFTDDGFGVHLAFFDRTPGPARVRLLEGRRRVLEERREGQRDAATRTGPSELRYARQLTLLGLETSERELRWINELIRTENPSQGEPQ from the coding sequence GTGCTCGAACTGGCCATCCTGGGGCTGCTCGACGAGCGGCCGATGCACGGCTACGAGCTGCGCAAGCGACTCTCGGAAATGCTCGGGACGGTCCGGACCGTGTCCTTCGGTTCCCTCTATCCCACCCTGCGCCGCCTCCAGCAGCAGGGGGACATCGTCGAGGACTCCTCGGCCGCCACCGCGACGCGCCCGCCCGCCACCGCGCGACGTGGCCGGAAGACCTACCGCATCACCACCCGCGGCAAGGAGACGCTGGCCGCCCTGCTCGACGAGCCGGCGTCGGCGTCGTTCACCGACGACGGCTTCGGCGTCCACCTCGCGTTCTTCGACCGCACGCCCGGGCCCGCCCGGGTGCGACTGCTCGAGGGACGGCGCCGGGTGCTGGAGGAGCGTCGCGAGGGCCAGCGGGACGCCGCCACCCGCACCGGACCCTCCGAGCTGCGCTACGCCCGGCAACTGACGCTGCTCGGGTTGGAGACCAGCGAGCGCGAGCTGCGCTGGATCAACGAACTCATCCGGACAGAGAACCCATCACAAGGAGAACCCCAATGA
- a CDS encoding inositol-3-phosphate synthase yields MTDQKVRVAIVGVGNCASSLVQGVEFYKDAAIDQTVPGLMHVKFGDYHVSDVEFVAAFDVDGKKVGMDLAEAINASENNTLKLCDVPPTGVSVQRGPTLDGLGKYYRETIEESAAEPVDVVQALRDAEVDVVVSYLPVGSEEADKFYAQCCIDAGVAFVNALPVFIASDPVWAEKFRSAGVPIVGDDIKSQVGATITHRVMAKLFEDRGVALDRTYQLNVGGNMDFKNMLERDRLESKKVSKTQAVTSNLEGSLKDKIHDRNVHIGPSDYVEWLDDRKWAYVRLEGRAFGDAPINLEYKLEVWDSPNSAGIIIDAVRAAKIAKDRGIGGPILPASAYLMKSPPEQMADDKARAELEAFIIGA; encoded by the coding sequence ATGACCGACCAGAAGGTGCGCGTCGCGATCGTCGGCGTCGGCAACTGTGCGTCCTCGCTCGTGCAGGGCGTCGAGTTCTACAAGGACGCCGCGATCGACCAGACCGTCCCCGGCCTCATGCACGTCAAGTTCGGCGACTACCACGTGAGTGACGTGGAGTTCGTCGCCGCGTTCGACGTGGACGGCAAGAAGGTCGGCATGGACCTCGCCGAGGCGATCAACGCCTCCGAGAACAACACCCTGAAGCTGTGCGACGTACCGCCGACCGGCGTGAGCGTCCAGCGCGGACCCACCCTCGACGGCCTGGGCAAGTACTACCGCGAGACCATCGAGGAGTCCGCCGCCGAGCCCGTCGACGTGGTGCAGGCGCTGCGCGACGCCGAGGTAGACGTCGTGGTCAGCTACCTGCCCGTCGGCTCGGAGGAGGCAGACAAGTTCTACGCGCAGTGCTGCATCGACGCCGGCGTGGCGTTCGTCAACGCCCTCCCCGTGTTCATCGCGTCCGACCCCGTCTGGGCCGAGAAGTTCCGCAGCGCCGGCGTCCCGATCGTCGGTGACGACATCAAGAGCCAGGTCGGCGCCACCATCACCCACCGCGTCATGGCCAAGCTGTTCGAGGACCGCGGCGTCGCGCTCGACCGCACGTACCAGCTCAACGTCGGCGGCAACATGGACTTCAAGAACATGCTCGAGCGCGACCGCCTGGAGTCCAAGAAGGTCTCCAAGACCCAGGCGGTGACCTCCAACCTCGAGGGATCGCTCAAGGACAAGATCCACGACCGCAACGTCCACATCGGCCCCTCGGACTACGTGGAGTGGCTCGACGACCGCAAGTGGGCGTACGTTCGTCTCGAGGGACGCGCGTTCGGTGACGCCCCGATCAACCTCGAGTACAAGCTCGAGGTGTGGGACTCGCCCAACTCGGCGGGCATCATCATCGACGCCGTCCGCGCGGCCAAGATCGCCAAGGACCGCGGTATCGGCGGACCGATCCTGCCGGCCTCGGCGTACCTGATGAAGTCGCCGCCGGAGCAGATGGCGGACGACAAGGCCCGCGCCGAGCTCGAGGCCTTCATCATCGGGGCCTGA
- a CDS encoding iron-containing redox enzyme family protein has protein sequence MTAAPTDQALHREATPPTAPPLPAACGPLSDAVIVALSTGRTDGLPPVPADTDPLGRDLQLALYTLYELHYRGFAGVNPELEWEPDVLRMRRDLERLFLDHLRSAVEPGDDPVAEMDALSVEATSGTGPSWYFKDEGSWDQMREYFAHRSLYHLKEGDPHAFAIPRLQGQAKAAFVAVEFDEFGGGRGERVHQQLWADLMSAAELDPTYLGYIDRVSAETLSTVNLMSMFGLHRSLRGAAIGHFAAIEITSSPGSARLVAGLRRMGAPEECVHFYAEHVEADAVHEQVMRHDVVGDLVRREPELAADVVFGMRTLDHLDELAAEKMLAAWKRGESSLLP, from the coding sequence ATGACAGCCGCACCGACCGACCAGGCGCTCCACCGGGAGGCCACGCCCCCGACCGCCCCACCGCTGCCCGCCGCGTGCGGTCCGCTGTCGGACGCGGTGATCGTGGCGCTCTCGACGGGGCGCACGGACGGCCTGCCACCGGTTCCGGCGGACACCGACCCGCTTGGTCGCGATCTGCAGCTCGCGCTGTACACCCTGTACGAGCTCCACTACCGGGGCTTCGCCGGTGTCAACCCGGAGCTCGAGTGGGAGCCCGACGTCCTGCGGATGCGCAGGGACCTCGAGCGGCTCTTCCTCGACCACCTTCGTTCGGCCGTCGAGCCGGGCGACGACCCCGTGGCCGAGATGGACGCGCTGTCGGTGGAAGCGACCTCCGGCACCGGCCCGTCCTGGTACTTCAAGGACGAGGGCTCCTGGGATCAGATGCGGGAGTACTTCGCCCACCGGTCGCTCTACCACCTCAAGGAGGGCGACCCGCACGCGTTCGCGATCCCGCGGCTCCAGGGCCAGGCCAAGGCGGCGTTCGTGGCGGTCGAGTTCGACGAGTTCGGCGGCGGTCGCGGCGAGCGCGTGCACCAGCAGCTGTGGGCGGACCTCATGAGTGCCGCCGAGTTGGATCCGACCTACCTCGGGTACATCGACAGGGTGTCGGCCGAGACGCTGTCGACGGTGAACCTCATGTCGATGTTCGGGCTCCACCGGTCGCTGCGCGGCGCCGCGATCGGACACTTCGCGGCCATCGAGATCACCTCGTCGCCGGGGTCGGCGCGTCTGGTGGCCGGGTTGCGGCGGATGGGCGCCCCCGAGGAGTGTGTCCACTTCTACGCCGAGCACGTGGAGGCCGACGCGGTCCACGAGCAGGTCATGCGCCACGACGTGGTGGGCGATCTGGTGCGGCGCGAACCGGAGCTGGCCGCCGACGTGGTGTTCGGCATGCGCACGCTCGACCACCTCGACGAGTTGGCCGCGGAGAAAATGCTCGCGGCGTGGAAGCGCGGAGAGTCCTCGCTGTTGCCCTGA